One stretch of Gaiellales bacterium DNA includes these proteins:
- a CDS encoding 3-keto-5-aminohexanoate cleavage protein: MNWEVFITCAVTGAGDTAGRSPLVPVAPEQIADAAVEAARAGAAIAHVHVRNPETGKGARDPELYRQVVERVRAADVDVVLNLTAGMGGDLVLGGEDDPLPPDAAATDMAGADERLRHVAELRPEICTLDCGTMNFAAGGDYVMVNTPGMLRAMAQRVRELGVRPELEVFDTGHLVMVKEMIADGLIEPPPLIQLCTGIPYGAPDDPGTLLAMRSQLPDDAVFSAFSIGRMQLPFVAMAALIGGNVRVGLEDNLMLERGVNATNAQLVERAVQILRAMNVRILTAAEVRAKLGLTRGG, translated from the coding sequence GTGAACTGGGAGGTCTTCATCACGTGCGCCGTCACGGGCGCCGGCGACACCGCCGGCCGCAGCCCGCTGGTGCCGGTTGCGCCCGAGCAGATCGCGGACGCGGCCGTCGAGGCGGCCCGGGCGGGCGCGGCCATCGCGCACGTCCACGTCCGCAATCCCGAGACGGGCAAGGGCGCCCGCGACCCCGAGCTGTACCGCCAGGTGGTCGAGCGGGTGCGCGCCGCCGACGTCGACGTCGTGCTCAACCTGACCGCGGGGATGGGGGGCGACCTCGTCCTCGGCGGCGAGGACGATCCGCTGCCGCCCGACGCCGCCGCCACCGACATGGCCGGGGCCGACGAGCGCCTGCGCCACGTGGCCGAGCTGCGGCCCGAGATCTGCACGCTCGACTGCGGCACGATGAACTTCGCCGCCGGCGGCGACTACGTCATGGTGAACACGCCCGGGATGCTGCGGGCGATGGCACAGCGGGTCAGGGAGCTCGGCGTGCGGCCGGAGCTCGAGGTGTTCGACACCGGTCACCTGGTGATGGTGAAGGAGATGATCGCGGACGGCCTGATCGAGCCGCCGCCGCTGATCCAGCTCTGCACCGGCATTCCCTACGGCGCCCCCGACGACCCCGGCACGCTGCTCGCGATGCGAAGCCAGCTTCCGGACGACGCGGTGTTCTCTGCGTTCTCGATCGGGCGGATGCAGCTCCCATTCGTGGCGATGGCGGCCCTGATCGGCGGCAACGTCCGGGTCGGGCTCGAGGACAACCTCATGCTCGAGCGGGGCGTGAACGCCACCAACGCACAGCTGGTCGAGCGGGCGGTGCAAATCCTGCGGGCGATGAACGTGCGCATCCTCACGGCGGCCGAGGTGCGGGCGAAGCTGGGGCTCACGCGCGGTGGCTGA